One window from the genome of Ensifer canadensis encodes:
- a CDS encoding DeoR/GlpR family DNA-binding transcription regulator, with the protein MSDTQSARALAPRRHGEILRRLAADGTVSITELADFFDVSRQTIRRDLKHLAERGQLDLVHGGATLFEPTEAAFTERRGENAAAKASIGRAAAGLVRDGMVVFLDSGTTTLAVAHALSERKNLTICTTSLSIALQMCRQPLVRVHMLGGEIDPAEEAAVGIDALEAISHFRVDVAFLGGGGLSPDGEVTDFTRNGAEQRSRMIAMAAKAYFILDSSKFGRLTPLRIPRFELAAGVIVDARPPQAICEALERRGPGLIVAT; encoded by the coding sequence ATGTCAGATACTCAAAGCGCTCGTGCCCTTGCTCCCCGCCGTCATGGCGAAATCCTCCGCCGTCTAGCCGCCGATGGCACGGTCAGCATCACCGAGCTTGCCGATTTTTTCGATGTGTCGCGCCAGACGATCCGTCGTGACTTGAAACACCTGGCGGAGCGAGGCCAACTTGATCTCGTTCACGGCGGCGCGACGCTGTTCGAGCCGACCGAGGCCGCCTTCACGGAGAGGCGTGGTGAGAATGCTGCGGCGAAGGCATCGATTGGCAGGGCTGCAGCGGGTCTCGTGCGCGACGGCATGGTCGTGTTTCTCGATTCCGGCACGACGACGCTTGCGGTGGCCCATGCCCTGTCAGAGCGAAAAAACCTAACGATTTGTACGACTTCCCTTTCGATAGCGCTGCAGATGTGTCGCCAGCCGCTGGTGCGGGTGCATATGCTTGGTGGTGAGATCGATCCGGCAGAGGAGGCGGCTGTCGGCATCGATGCACTTGAGGCGATCAGCCATTTCCGGGTGGATGTGGCTTTCCTCGGCGGCGGCGGATTGTCGCCGGACGGTGAGGTGACTGACTTTACCCGCAATGGTGCCGAGCAGCGCTCGCGCATGATCGCGATGGCAGCGAAGGCCTACTTCATTCTCGATAGCTCGAAGTTCGGCCGGCTGACGCCGCTGCGCATTCCGCGCTTCGAATTGGCAGCCGGGGTAATCGTCGATGCGCGACCGCCGCAGGCGATCTGCGAAGCGCTGGAGCGCCGAGGTCCAGGCCTGATTGTCGCGACGTAA
- a CDS encoding GlxA family transcriptional regulator, which produces MQQACTQGRRFTFYLLDGFTQHAFTSALEALRLANDVLGRPHYCWRTVTRDGQPALSSCGMRLMADAALTSERDGLQQPERPHMIVVCGGRAIPPADGKAEGWLRLSRRGSIAIAGLAGGLYSLARAGVLDGRRCAVHWEHFPDFSERFFTTKARQTAFEIDSDLYTCAGGNAPFDMFLRIVEDDLGRDVANRVCELALSERVRSAGERQRLPLQTRVGIDNRLLIDIIEQMEANLADPLKLAHITPTTGLSRRQIERLFRREMGRSPKRYYLQLRLERAHLLLVNSSLPVFEIAVACGFSSASHFSRTYRETYGCTPQRTRLAELAHRRPSRSTSGEPGRVLPDMKVA; this is translated from the coding sequence GTGCAACAGGCATGCACACAAGGCCGTCGATTTACCTTCTACCTGCTCGACGGCTTCACGCAGCACGCATTCACCTCCGCGCTTGAAGCGCTTCGCCTCGCCAATGATGTCCTGGGCAGGCCTCACTATTGTTGGCGTACCGTGACACGCGACGGCCAGCCTGCGCTGTCAAGCTGCGGCATGCGCTTGATGGCCGACGCAGCGCTCACCTCTGAGCGGGACGGGCTGCAACAACCTGAGCGTCCCCACATGATCGTAGTCTGCGGCGGCCGCGCCATTCCCCCTGCCGACGGAAAGGCCGAAGGCTGGCTGCGGCTGTCCCGGCGGGGAAGCATTGCCATCGCTGGACTCGCAGGCGGCCTCTACAGCCTGGCACGGGCCGGCGTGCTCGATGGGCGTCGCTGCGCCGTGCATTGGGAGCACTTTCCGGACTTCTCCGAACGGTTCTTCACGACGAAAGCCCGCCAGACGGCCTTCGAGATCGACAGCGACCTCTATACCTGCGCCGGCGGCAATGCCCCGTTCGACATGTTCCTGCGCATTGTCGAAGATGATCTCGGACGGGACGTAGCAAATCGCGTTTGCGAGCTGGCTCTATCGGAACGGGTCCGCAGCGCCGGAGAGCGCCAGCGGCTGCCGCTTCAGACCCGCGTCGGCATCGATAACCGTCTGCTGATCGACATCATCGAGCAGATGGAGGCGAACCTCGCCGATCCATTGAAACTTGCCCACATAACTCCCACGACTGGATTGTCGCGCCGTCAGATAGAACGCCTGTTTCGGCGCGAGATGGGGCGCTCCCCCAAGCGCTACTATCTCCAGCTGCGGCTGGAGCGCGCGCACCTGCTTCTCGTCAATTCATCGCTTCCCGTCTTCGAGATCGCCGTGGCATGCGGATTTTCCTCGGCCTCGCATTTCTCCCGGACCTACAGGGAGACCTACGGCTGTACGCCGCAGCGCACGCGCCTGGCAGAACTGGCGCACCGCCGGCCTTCGCGATCGACCTCAGGAGAGCCTGGTCGTGTGCTGCCCGACATGAAGGTCGCCTAG
- a CDS encoding putative 2-aminoethylphosphonate ABC transporter permease subunit produces the protein MSITIDYAPPGKRLRQQASRDDLVKLGFMAVIGLYLIVALGAPLFVMLSKSMSTYRFDLSAFEFQVSDETGKNWATAVTADALNRELGVATEKDLATNSDGRLAATKFFPQFNFRSPVHYRIRGMTDDTAFLAGSTLEKGTEWREYDSATFRRVVLRPASTIGVENFKTYFSTPALARSIYNSVLMASISTVVTVSIAFALAYALTRSCMPLKGLFRGILTIPILVPSLLPGIALVYLFGNQGVFKDWLLGYSIYGPIGIVIGSVFFTLPHAFLIILTALSVADARHYEAAASLRASKWRTFTTVTVPGARYGLVSAAFVVFTLVITDFGLPKVIGGQYGMLAVDIYKQVIGQQNFEMGAVVSVILLVPAVLAFAVDRRMQKRQVALLSARAVPYAPKRNVRMDGFCFAFSCLVSLYILGMIAMCQIAALVKFWPYDLTLTTKNFAFDLMDGGGWAAYANSIKLALLTAFFGSVIVFAGAYMVEKADGFRFGRGVFHFLAMMPMAVPGMVLGLAYIFFFNNPANPLSSIYGTMTILVVCTVTHFYTVAHLTALTALKQMDPEFESVGASLKQPFHRLFFRVTLPVCLPAILNIGIYLFVNAMTTVSAVVFLYSTDTKLASVAVLNMDDAGDIAPAAAMGMMIFYTNVVAKLIHAGVTRGLLARTQAWR, from the coding sequence ATGAGCATAACGATCGACTACGCCCCACCGGGCAAAAGACTGCGCCAGCAGGCCTCGCGCGACGACCTCGTCAAACTCGGCTTCATGGCCGTCATCGGGCTCTACCTGATCGTCGCACTGGGCGCGCCGCTTTTCGTCATGCTGTCGAAGTCGATGTCAACCTACCGCTTCGATCTGAGCGCCTTCGAATTTCAGGTGAGCGACGAGACGGGGAAGAATTGGGCGACGGCAGTCACTGCGGATGCGCTCAACCGGGAACTCGGCGTTGCCACCGAGAAGGACCTGGCCACAAATTCGGACGGCCGCCTGGCCGCTACGAAATTCTTCCCGCAGTTCAATTTTCGCAGCCCCGTCCATTACCGCATTCGTGGGATGACGGACGATACGGCGTTTCTCGCCGGCTCCACGCTGGAGAAGGGCACCGAGTGGCGCGAATATGATTCCGCCACCTTCCGCCGGGTTGTGTTGCGCCCGGCCAGCACCATCGGCGTCGAAAACTTCAAGACCTATTTCTCGACGCCGGCGCTCGCCCGTTCGATCTACAACTCGGTTCTGATGGCGTCGATCAGCACGGTGGTGACGGTTTCGATCGCGTTTGCGCTCGCCTATGCGTTGACGCGCAGCTGCATGCCGCTCAAGGGGCTGTTCCGGGGCATCCTCACCATACCGATCCTCGTGCCGTCGCTTTTGCCCGGCATTGCGCTGGTCTATCTCTTCGGCAATCAGGGCGTCTTCAAGGACTGGCTGCTGGGCTATTCCATCTACGGTCCGATCGGCATCGTCATCGGCTCGGTGTTCTTCACGCTGCCGCATGCCTTCCTCATCATTCTGACCGCCTTGTCCGTTGCCGATGCGCGCCACTACGAGGCCGCGGCATCGCTCAGGGCCAGCAAATGGCGTACTTTCACCACCGTGACGGTGCCGGGCGCGCGTTATGGCCTCGTGTCGGCCGCCTTCGTCGTCTTCACTTTGGTCATCACCGATTTCGGACTGCCCAAGGTGATCGGCGGGCAATACGGCATGCTGGCAGTCGATATCTACAAGCAGGTGATCGGCCAGCAGAATTTCGAGATGGGTGCTGTCGTCTCGGTCATTCTTCTGGTGCCGGCGGTGCTCGCTTTTGCCGTCGACCGCAGGATGCAGAAGCGCCAGGTGGCGCTGCTGTCGGCGCGGGCGGTGCCCTATGCGCCGAAGCGCAATGTCCGCATGGACGGCTTCTGCTTTGCCTTCTCGTGCCTCGTCAGCCTGTACATTCTCGGCATGATCGCCATGTGTCAGATCGCGGCACTGGTGAAGTTCTGGCCCTACGACTTGACGTTGACGACGAAGAATTTCGCCTTCGACCTGATGGATGGCGGCGGTTGGGCGGCCTATGCCAATTCGATCAAGCTCGCCTTGCTGACGGCATTCTTCGGCTCGGTGATCGTCTTTGCCGGCGCCTACATGGTCGAGAAGGCCGACGGGTTCCGCTTCGGTAGGGGCGTCTTTCATTTCCTCGCCATGATGCCGATGGCCGTGCCGGGCATGGTGCTGGGCCTGGCCTATATCTTCTTCTTCAACAACCCGGCCAATCCACTCAGCTCCATTTACGGCACGATGACGATCCTCGTCGTCTGCACGGTGACGCACTTCTACACTGTGGCGCACCTGACGGCGCTGACCGCGCTAAAGCAGATGGATCCGGAATTCGAATCCGTCGGGGCGTCGCTCAAGCAGCCCTTCCACCGGCTGTTCTTCCGGGTCACTTTGCCGGTCTGCCTGCCGGCGATCCTCAACATCGGCATCTATCTCTTCGTCAACGCCATGACGACGGTTTCCGCCGTGGTCTTTCTCTATTCAACCGACACCAAGCTTGCGTCGGTCGCCGTGCTCAACATGGATGATGCCGGCGACATCGCGCCGGCTGCGGCCATGGGCATGATGATCTTCTACACCAATGTCGTCGCCAAGCTCATCCATGCGGGGGTCACACGCGGGCTACTCGCGCGCACGCAGGCGTGGCGGTAG
- a CDS encoding putative 2-aminoethylphosphonate ABC transporter ATP-binding protein gives MSIEPTPTSIPRASDQETTPSSPCLEIRDLWKSYGDFTALRDISLDIGKGEFVCFLGPSGCGKTTLLRAIAGLDLQTRGVIRQDGRDISVLPASKRDYGIVFQSYALFPNLTIEQNIAFGLENTGRSKADVAARVAELLETVGLSAQAKKYPAHLSGGQQQRIALARAIAISPGLLLLDEPLSALDAKVRVHLRHEIKSLQRKLGVTTIMVTHDQEEALAMADRIVVMNHGVIEQVGSPTEIYRHPKTLFVADFIGETNQFQAKVLPDGQVEIGNSAFCCPTDGFAVGDPTTAVVRPVDIIPHGADAHAVHSLDRPATPQNLIDAEVHEMEFLGMFWRTRLTAPRLGDRPLVADFSVNAVRRLRIETGGVIQVEIPRERLLLYPRGI, from the coding sequence ATGTCGATTGAACCGACACCCACGAGCATTCCCCGCGCCTCTGACCAGGAGACCACACCGTCATCCCCCTGTCTCGAAATCCGCGATCTCTGGAAGAGCTATGGCGATTTCACGGCGCTGCGCGACATCTCGCTCGATATCGGCAAGGGTGAATTCGTCTGTTTCCTCGGCCCGTCGGGCTGCGGCAAGACGACCCTTTTGCGGGCGATCGCCGGCCTCGATCTGCAGACACGCGGCGTCATTCGGCAGGATGGCCGCGACATTTCGGTTCTGCCCGCGTCGAAGCGCGACTACGGCATCGTCTTCCAGTCCTATGCGCTCTTTCCCAACCTCACCATCGAGCAGAACATTGCCTTCGGCCTGGAAAACACCGGCCGCTCGAAGGCGGACGTCGCGGCACGTGTTGCCGAACTGCTTGAAACGGTTGGGCTTTCGGCGCAAGCCAAGAAATATCCCGCCCATCTTTCCGGCGGACAGCAGCAGCGCATCGCTCTTGCCCGCGCCATCGCCATATCCCCTGGGCTGCTTCTGCTCGACGAACCGCTGTCTGCCCTCGACGCCAAGGTGCGCGTTCATCTGCGCCATGAGATCAAGTCGCTGCAAAGGAAGCTCGGTGTCACGACCATCATGGTGACGCACGATCAGGAAGAAGCGCTCGCCATGGCCGACCGGATCGTCGTGATGAACCACGGCGTCATCGAACAGGTCGGATCGCCGACCGAAATCTATCGTCATCCCAAGACCCTGTTCGTTGCCGACTTCATCGGCGAGACCAACCAGTTCCAGGCAAAGGTCCTGCCGGATGGTCAGGTCGAGATCGGGAATTCCGCCTTCTGTTGTCCAACGGATGGCTTTGCCGTCGGGGATCCGACCACGGCGGTGGTCCGCCCTGTCGATATCATCCCGCACGGCGCCGACGCACACGCGGTCCATTCGCTCGATCGGCCGGCGACGCCGCAGAATCTGATCGATGCCGAAGTGCACGAGATGGAGTTCCTCGGCATGTTCTGGCGGACGCGGCTGACCGCGCCGCGGCTCGGAGATCGGCCCCTCGTCGCCGATTTCTCGGTCAATGCGGTGCGCCGGCTGCGGATCGAAACGGGCGGGGTCATCCAGGTCGAGATACCGCGGGAACGCCTATTGCTCTATCCGAGGGGCATCTGA
- a CDS encoding putative 2-aminoethylphosphonate ABC transporter substrate-binding protein — MNRHVFFMLAGAMSVALPVIASAQTELTVYTAVEAVDLDRYKATFEKAHPDITINWVRDSTGVMTAKLLAEKDNPQADVVWGLAATSLLLLKTEGMLEAYQPKGVEALDKKFVDGDTPPSWVGMDAYVAALCYNTVEGAKLGLKAPASWDDLTKPEYKGHIVMPNPSSSGTGFLDVSGWMQMWGEEKAWSFMDKLHENISAYTHSGSKPCKMAGAGEAVIGVSFEFPGAKAKSAGAPIDIIFPSEGSGWEAEATAIIAGTANLEAAKTLVDWSVTKEANEMYNAGYAVVAYPGVAKPVEHLPTDIASKMIDNDFEWAANNRASILKEWQKRYDAKSEPKS; from the coding sequence ATGAACAGACACGTGTTTTTTATGCTTGCCGGCGCCATGTCCGTGGCTCTTCCCGTCATTGCTTCCGCCCAGACCGAGCTCACCGTTTACACCGCTGTCGAAGCTGTCGACCTTGATCGCTACAAGGCAACCTTCGAGAAGGCGCATCCCGATATCACAATCAACTGGGTCCGGGATTCAACCGGCGTCATGACGGCAAAACTGCTCGCCGAAAAGGACAACCCGCAGGCGGACGTCGTCTGGGGACTTGCTGCCACATCGCTGCTTCTCCTGAAGACTGAGGGCATGCTGGAGGCGTATCAGCCCAAGGGCGTCGAGGCGCTCGACAAGAAGTTCGTCGACGGTGACACACCGCCGAGCTGGGTGGGAATGGACGCCTATGTTGCGGCCCTCTGCTACAACACGGTCGAGGGCGCAAAGCTCGGGCTGAAGGCCCCTGCAAGCTGGGATGACCTGACGAAGCCTGAGTACAAGGGCCACATCGTCATGCCGAACCCGAGCTCGTCGGGCACCGGCTTCCTCGACGTCTCCGGCTGGATGCAGATGTGGGGTGAGGAGAAGGCCTGGTCCTTCATGGACAAGCTTCATGAGAATATCTCGGCCTACACGCATTCCGGCTCGAAGCCCTGCAAGATGGCCGGTGCTGGCGAGGCTGTCATCGGCGTTTCCTTCGAGTTCCCCGGCGCCAAGGCCAAGAGCGCCGGCGCGCCGATCGACATCATCTTCCCGAGCGAGGGCTCGGGCTGGGAAGCCGAGGCGACGGCGATCATTGCCGGCACGGCAAACCTTGAAGCCGCCAAGACCCTCGTCGACTGGTCGGTCACCAAGGAAGCCAACGAAATGTACAATGCCGGCTATGCCGTGGTCGCCTATCCGGGTGTCGCCAAGCCGGTCGAGCATCTGCCCACCGACATCGCTTCAAAGATGATCGACAACGACTTCGAGTGGGCCGCGAACAATCGCGCCTCCATTCTGAAGGAATGGCAGAAGCGCTACGACGCAAAGTCGGAACCGAAGAGCTGA
- the phnY gene encoding phosphonoacetaldehyde dehydrogenase → MTKVETTFAIRHEPMRIAGRHVDAEGLIEVHYPWNDAVIGTVPAGNAEHARRAFEIAAAYQPKLTRYERQRILLKAAEMLVARKEEISDVITLELGISKQDSLYEVGRAFDVLTLSGQMCIRDDGEIFSCDLTPHGKARKIFTMREPLTAISAITPFNHPLNMVAHKVAPAIATNNCVVLKPTELTPMTALIFADILYEAGLPPEMLSVVTGWPADIGMEMMTNPNFDLITFTGSVPVGKLIAANAHYKRQILELGGNDPLIILNDLSDDDLAKAADLAVAGATKNSGQRCTAVKRILCQESVADRFVPLVLERAKKLRFGDPMDRATELGTVVHARAAETFERRVHKAAEEGAEILYDPGRRGALLPPIVVDRVPHSSELVMEETFAPIIPIVRAPDDDDALIALSNSTAFGLSSGVCTNDFRRMQKYIAGLRVGTVNIWEVPGYRIEMSPFGGIKDSGNGYKEGVIEAMKSFTNVKTFSLPW, encoded by the coding sequence ATGACCAAGGTGGAAACGACATTCGCCATTCGCCATGAGCCGATGCGTATCGCCGGCAGACACGTCGATGCCGAAGGGCTGATCGAGGTGCATTATCCCTGGAACGATGCCGTCATCGGCACCGTTCCAGCCGGCAACGCCGAACATGCTCGCAGGGCCTTCGAGATCGCGGCGGCCTACCAGCCGAAGCTGACACGCTACGAGCGCCAGCGCATCTTGCTAAAGGCGGCCGAAATGCTGGTCGCCCGCAAGGAGGAGATCTCCGATGTCATCACGCTGGAGCTCGGCATATCGAAGCAGGACTCGCTCTACGAGGTCGGCCGCGCCTTCGACGTTTTGACGCTGTCGGGTCAGATGTGCATTCGCGATGACGGTGAGATCTTCTCCTGCGATCTCACCCCGCACGGCAAGGCGCGCAAGATCTTCACGATGCGCGAGCCGCTGACCGCCATCTCGGCGATCACCCCCTTCAACCACCCGCTCAACATGGTGGCGCACAAGGTTGCGCCGGCCATTGCCACCAACAACTGCGTGGTGCTGAAGCCGACGGAGCTGACGCCGATGACGGCGCTCATTTTCGCCGACATTCTCTATGAGGCCGGATTGCCGCCGGAAATGCTGTCGGTGGTGACCGGCTGGCCGGCGGATATCGGGATGGAAATGATGACCAACCCAAACTTCGACCTCATCACCTTTACCGGCAGCGTGCCAGTCGGAAAGCTGATCGCGGCGAACGCCCACTACAAGCGCCAGATCCTCGAACTCGGCGGCAACGACCCGCTGATCATCCTCAATGATCTGTCGGATGACGACCTGGCAAAGGCGGCGGACCTGGCGGTCGCCGGCGCGACGAAGAACTCGGGCCAGCGCTGCACGGCCGTCAAACGTATTCTGTGCCAGGAAAGCGTGGCCGACCGCTTCGTGCCGCTCGTTCTGGAACGGGCCAAGAAGCTGCGCTTCGGTGACCCGATGGATCGGGCAACGGAACTGGGCACGGTCGTCCATGCCCGAGCCGCCGAAACCTTCGAGCGTCGCGTGCACAAGGCTGCCGAAGAGGGAGCGGAGATCCTCTACGATCCCGGCCGCCGCGGCGCCCTGCTGCCGCCGATCGTGGTCGATCGCGTGCCGCATTCGAGCGAACTCGTGATGGAGGAAACCTTCGCGCCGATCATCCCGATCGTGCGGGCACCCGATGATGACGATGCCCTGATTGCGCTGTCCAACTCGACCGCCTTCGGCCTGTCGTCGGGCGTCTGCACCAACGACTTCCGCCGCATGCAGAAATACATCGCCGGTCTCAGGGTCGGTACGGTGAACATCTGGGAAGTGCCCGGTTATCGCATCGAGATGTCTCCTTTCGGCGGCATCAAGGATTCCGGCAATGGCTACAAAGAAGGTGTGATCGAAGCGATGAAGAGCTTCACCAACGTCAAGACGTTTTCCCTGCCCTGGTGA
- the phnA gene encoding phosphonoacetate hydrolase, with translation MNQMSKINVAVTANRRSYPWPNVPAIAICLDGCEPAYLDEAINAGLMPTLARMRQTGTERTALSVIPSFTNPNNLSIATGRPPAIHGICGNYLYEPQTGNEVMMNDPRFLRAPTIFKAFYDAGAKVAVVTAKDKLRALLGHGLKFDEGRAVCFSSEKSDTSTKAEHGIDNASAWLGRPVPEVYSAELSEFVFAAGVKLLKEFAPDVMYLTTTDYVQHKYAPGVPAANAFYEMFDKYLTQLDALGAAIIVTADHGMKPKHKADGSPDVIYVQDVLDEWLGKDAARVILPITDPYVVHHGALGSFATAYLPERADKEEIIERLAAIDGIDLVLSRPEACIRFELPDDRIGDIVIISSENKTLGTSEHRHDLAALNEPLRSHGGLTEQEVPFISNRKLPELVSAATLRNFDAFYYALVAAAQPAN, from the coding sequence ATGAACCAGATGTCCAAGATCAACGTCGCCGTCACCGCGAACCGGCGCAGCTATCCCTGGCCAAACGTCCCAGCCATCGCCATCTGCCTCGATGGCTGCGAGCCGGCCTATCTCGACGAGGCCATCAACGCCGGGTTGATGCCGACACTTGCCCGCATGCGCCAGACGGGCACGGAGCGCACCGCGCTCAGCGTCATCCCGAGCTTCACCAACCCCAACAACCTCTCCATTGCGACCGGCCGTCCGCCGGCCATTCACGGCATCTGCGGCAACTACCTCTACGAACCGCAGACCGGCAACGAAGTGATGATGAACGATCCCCGCTTCCTGCGCGCGCCGACCATCTTCAAGGCCTTCTACGATGCCGGCGCGAAGGTCGCGGTCGTCACCGCCAAGGACAAGCTCCGTGCGCTTCTCGGTCACGGCCTCAAGTTCGACGAGGGCAGGGCGGTCTGCTTCTCGTCCGAAAAGTCCGACACGTCGACCAAGGCGGAACACGGCATCGATAATGCCTCGGCCTGGCTTGGGCGCCCGGTGCCGGAGGTCTATTCGGCGGAACTTTCGGAATTCGTCTTTGCAGCCGGTGTGAAACTGCTGAAGGAATTCGCTCCTGACGTCATGTACCTGACGACCACGGACTACGTGCAGCACAAATATGCGCCGGGCGTCCCGGCGGCGAACGCCTTCTACGAGATGTTCGACAAGTACCTGACCCAACTCGACGCGCTTGGTGCGGCGATCATCGTGACGGCCGATCACGGCATGAAGCCGAAGCACAAGGCCGATGGTTCTCCCGATGTCATCTACGTGCAGGACGTACTCGACGAGTGGCTCGGAAAGGACGCTGCCCGCGTCATCCTGCCGATCACGGATCCCTACGTCGTGCACCATGGTGCGCTTGGTTCGTTTGCGACCGCCTACCTGCCGGAACGCGCCGACAAGGAAGAGATCATCGAGCGGCTGGCAGCGATCGACGGCATCGACCTCGTGCTTTCGCGGCCCGAAGCCTGCATTCGTTTCGAACTGCCGGATGACCGCATCGGCGATATCGTCATCATCTCGTCGGAGAACAAGACGCTTGGCACCAGCGAGCATCGCCACGATCTTGCTGCGCTGAACGAACCGCTACGCTCGCATGGCGGCCTCACCGAGCAGGAGGTGCCCTTCATCTCGAACCGCAAGTTGCCCGAACTTGTTTCCGCGGCCACGCTGCGCAACTTCGACGCCTTCTACTATGCGCTCGTCGCGGCGGCGCAGCCGGCAAACTAG
- a CDS encoding 2-aminoethylphosphonate--pyruvate transaminase, producing the protein MPNTASDRTIAPLETPRLGEPYLLTPGPLTTAYEVKEAMLRDWGSWDGDFRAMTADLRRQLLDIAGDAKGEFDCVPMQGSGSFSVEAMLGSFVPRDGKVLVLMNGAYGKRIAQTLAYLGRDHVTIDKGDYMPPRGPEVAAALDADPAITHVVVVHCETSSGILNPLKEISEVVYARGRKLLVDSMSAFGAVPAGVADFRYEAIVSSANKCIEGVPGFGFVIARKSELEAAKGRSHSLSLDVHAQWDYMNKTGQWRYTPPTHVVAAFLEALRLHREEGGVSARGARYARNRDVMVAGMREAGFETLLADRWLSPIIVTFFSPADPAFAFDRFYDLMKEKGFIIYPGKLTVVDSFRVGCIGRMDEHVMRRVVEAARASLTEMGVANAAPPAIALAERSRLAA; encoded by the coding sequence ATGCCAAACACCGCTTCTGACAGAACCATCGCACCGCTGGAAACGCCGAGACTGGGCGAGCCCTATCTGCTGACGCCCGGTCCGCTGACGACGGCCTATGAAGTCAAGGAGGCTATGCTTAGGGACTGGGGATCATGGGACGGTGATTTCCGTGCGATGACTGCCGACCTGCGTCGCCAGCTTCTCGATATTGCCGGCGATGCCAAGGGCGAGTTCGATTGCGTTCCGATGCAGGGCAGCGGTTCGTTCTCGGTCGAGGCGATGCTGGGCAGCTTCGTTCCCCGCGACGGCAAGGTGCTGGTGCTGATGAACGGCGCCTATGGCAAGCGCATCGCCCAGACGCTCGCCTATCTCGGCCGCGACCACGTGACGATCGACAAGGGCGATTACATGCCGCCACGCGGACCCGAGGTTGCCGCTGCGCTCGACGCGGATCCGGCCATTACCCACGTGGTCGTCGTCCACTGCGAAACCAGCTCCGGCATCCTCAATCCGCTGAAGGAAATCTCCGAGGTCGTCTATGCCAGAGGCCGCAAGCTGCTGGTCGACTCGATGAGCGCCTTCGGTGCCGTACCGGCCGGCGTTGCCGACTTCCGCTACGAGGCGATCGTTTCCTCAGCCAACAAATGCATCGAAGGCGTGCCTGGCTTCGGCTTCGTCATCGCCCGCAAAAGCGAACTGGAGGCCGCCAAGGGCCGCAGCCACTCGCTCAGCCTCGACGTGCACGCGCAATGGGACTACATGAACAAGACCGGTCAGTGGCGCTACACGCCGCCGACGCATGTCGTCGCTGCATTCCTGGAGGCCCTTCGGCTGCATCGCGAGGAAGGCGGAGTCTCCGCCCGCGGCGCGCGTTATGCCCGCAACCGCGACGTCATGGTCGCCGGCATGCGCGAGGCAGGCTTCGAGACCCTGCTTGCCGACCGGTGGCTGTCGCCGATCATCGTTACCTTCTTCAGCCCTGCCGATCCGGCTTTCGCCTTTGATCGCTTCTACGACCTGATGAAGGAGAAGGGGTTCATCATCTATCCCGGCAAGCTGACGGTCGTCGACAGCTTCCGCGTCGGCTGCATCGGCCGCATGGATGAACATGTGATGCGCCGCGTGGTCGAGGCCGCGCGCGCATCCCTCACCGAAATGGGGGTCGCCAATGCTGCGCCTCCGGCGATCGCCCTTGCCGAACGCAGCCGTCTCGCCGCCTGA